GTTCTTTTCGGCATACATTTTGATCAAGGCTTCGCGGGCCGGACCTAAGTATTTGCGCGGGTCAAATTCGGCCGGTTTTTCTGCAAAGATTTTGCGGATGGTGGCGGTCATGACTAAACGACCGTCGGAGTCCACGTTAATTTTGCATACGGCAGATTTAGCAGCTTTGCGCAATTGTTCTTCCGGAATACCGGCGGTATTATCCAATTTACCACCGTATTTGTTAATTTCTTCCACGGCCCATTGCGGTACGGAAGAAGAACCGTGCAAGACAATGGGGAAACCGGGCAAGCGTTTGGAAACTTCTTCCAAAATATCAAAGCGCAGTTCAGGCAATTTCTCGCCGGGTTTTACTTTGAATTTGTAAGCGCCGTGAGAAGTACCGATAGAAATAGCTAAAGAATCTACACCGGTGCGTTTTACGAAATCTTCTACTTGAGCCGGATCGGTATAGGTGTGGTGTTCGGCGGAAACTTCATCTTCAATACCGGCCAGTATGCCCAATTCACCTTCTACGGTTACATCGTGTTGATGAGCATATTCCACTACTTTTTTGGTCAAAGCGACGTTTTCTTCGTACGGTAAGTGAGAGCCGTCAATCATCACGGAAGAGAAACCGTTGTCGATACAATCTTTGCACAATTCAAAAGAATCGCCGTGGTCTAAGTGTAAGGTTAAAGGAACCGGTTTGCCGATTTCTTTCATCATTTCTACAGCACCGCGGGCCATCCAGCGTAATAACGTGGCATTGGCATATTGGCGGGCGCCTTTGGATACTTGCAAGATTACCGGAGAACCGGTTTGGACACAAGCGGTTACGATAGCTTGCAATTGTTCCATATTATTGAAGTTATAAGCCGGAATAGCATAGCCGCCGGCCATGGCATCTTTGAACATTTGGCGGGTATTTACCAAGCCAAGTTCTTTATAAGAAACGGTCATAAAACTCCTCCTAAAAATAAACTGCTGTCCTACTTATTTTACTATTTTTTTAATCTCTTAACACAGCAGTTTTCATGGTGATTTCGTGAAAAGAATGATTATTTTGGTCTATTAAAAACTTGCCAAAAGGGGCGTTTGTGAGTATAATGTAAAATACCACGCGCGTACGCGCACAGGGAAACACCATGGATTTTACAAACTTACAAAAATTAACACAATTAGACGGCATTTCCGGACGGGAAAGTGCTGTTCGCGAGGAAATCGTTCACCAGTTAGTTCCGCTGGCCAAAGAAGTTCACACGGATGCAATGGGCAATGTGCTCGCTTTCGTGCCGGGAAAAAGTGAAAAAACGCTCATTTTAAGTGCCCACATGGACGAAGTGGGGCTAATGATTTCCTATATCTCTGCGGAAGGATTTCTCTTCTTTACAACAGTAGGCGGCATAGACTATCGGACGTTGCTAGCCCAGCGTGTGCGGGTACATACTGCACGAGGCGTGCTGACGGGTGTTATCGGTACAAAACCGGCCCATATCACAAGCGCCGCAGACCGTTCCAAAAGCGTACCTTTGGAAGAATTATATATCGACGTTGGTTTGGGCAGTGCAACCGCTCAATACGTGCAAGTGGGGGATTTTGCCACCTTGCAACGACCGTATGAAGAGTTGGGAGATGATTTTGTTTCTACCAAAGCATTAGATGACCGCGTGGGTTGTTTTTGCATTTTAGAAGCGTTGAAAAAAGTCCCACATCCGGCGTTGAATGTGCAGGTTGTATTTTCCACACAAGAAGAAGTTGGTTTGCGTGGCGCCATGGCGGCCGCGACGGGGCTAAAAGCAGATGTGGCCTTGGCGGTAGATGCCACCGGCGCTGCCGACGTGCCGTTTTGTCATCCGAAGGATTACATCATGCGGTTGGGCGGCGGTGCGGGTATCAGCGCATTAGATGCCGCCACCATTACGCAAGCGTGGTTATTTGAAAATCTAAAAGCGTTGTGTGAACAACAACAGATTGCCTATCAGGTGCGCATTGCTCCGCGCGGCGGAAATGACGCGGGGGCCTTTAGCCGCATGGGCATGCCGGCCTGTGCCTTATCCGTGCCGGTGCGCAATATACATTCTAACGTAGAAGTAGCCAATAAAGGCGATATCGTGGCCATGATTGATTTATTAAGTGCCATACTAGCAGGAAAATTACAATTACCAAAAGAGGATTTATGACAAAAACCAGTATCGTACCCAATAAACGTGCTCAATATATGGAGATTACTCCGTCCTTGCTCAAGCAGTATGCACTACCCAAGCAAGACCTCGCGCAATTAGAAAAAATCGATGCGGTGTACCGCGCGTTGGTGGCGGTGTTGTTTAACTTCGTGCCCAATTCCGGTCATCCGGGAGGCAGTATTTCATCGGGCCGAGCGGCAGGTACCTTGTTATATAAAAATATGGCCTACGAACTGGCAGACCCTTTACGGGACGATGCCGATATTTTATCCTATGCGGCCGGACACAAAGCTTTGGGCATGTATGCTTGGTGGGCCCTTCGCAATGAATGCGTGCGCTTAGCACGGCCGGAGTTACTGGCCAAGACGGAAAAAGAACAATTGCGTTTGGAAGATTTGTTAGGTTTCCGCCACAACAAAGTACAAGGCACTCCGTTATTTAGAAAATTTAATGTTAAGCCGTTGGGCGGTCACCCGGAACCTTCTACGCCGTTTGTGCGCACCTCTACCGGTGCAAGTGGGGTGGGAGACTGCTCTGCGGTGGGACTTGCTTTGGCGGCGGCCGATACCTATGGGGAAAAAGCGCCTGTGGTACACGTACTGGAAGGGGAAGGCGGTTTGACAGCCGGACGTGTCAATGAAGCCCTTGCCTGTGCGGCTACCGCGCAACTCAAAAATCTGGTATTTCACATCGACTGGAACGAGGCCTCTATTGAAAGCAACCGCGTCACTGCCGACGGAGAAAACCCCGGCGATTATGTGCAATGGACGCCGATGGAATTGTTCCGCATTCATGATTTCAATGTAATTCGCGTACCCAACGGGCACGATTTTAGTCAAGTGTATGCGGCGCAACAAATTGCGTTGAGCATGGACAATCATCAGCCGACTGCCATTGTGTACCGCACCACCAAAGGGTGGAAATACGGTTTAGAAGGAAAAGCCTCGCATGGTTCCGGTCATAAATTCTGCTCGCCGGAGTTTTACCAGACGTTGACGGAAGTGGAGCAGTTATTCGGTGTAAAATTCCCGCATTTTGAAGGGGAGAAAACGCCGGAAAATATAGAGGCCAATTATTTGGCGGTGCTGGAAACCTTCCGCCAGGCTTTGACACAAGATAAGGATTTAACAAACTATATTGCTTCTTGCATTGCACAGCGCGGTGAAAAATTGCAACAGGCCGGTCGCGTGGCCCGTGCAGATTTGGGCGACGTACAAAAAGTATATACGGATTTTGTACCGGAGAATGTGCCGGAACAATTCCATTTCACCGTTGGAGAAAGTTATACAGTGCGCGGTGTGATGGCAGATGTACTTGCTCATATCAATAAACAAACCGGCGGTACTATTTTGGCCGGTTCGGCCGATTTATACGGTTCTACCAATGCCGGCAAAATCGCCAAAGATTTCCCCAAAGGATTTTTTAATACCGTTTCTAATCCGCTCAGCCGCCAATTATCTATCGGCGGTATTTGCGAAGACGGTATCGCGGCGGTGTGTAGCGGGGTCTCTTCGTTTGGACGGCATATTGGGGTCTATTCCTCTTATGCGGCATTTTTAGGTTTTGGCCATATTGCCGCGCGTTTACATGCCATCGGCTACGAAGCTGCCAAAGAAATCGGCGCGCATCCCAACACCTTTATTTGGATGAACGGCCACGCCGGTTTGTCCACCGGAGAGGACGGCCCGACACATGCCGACCCGCAAGCCTTGCAGTTGGTGCAGGACAATTTCCCGAAAGGAACTTGTATTTCACTGACCCCGCTTGAAATAGACGAAATTTGGCCGCTGATGACACGTGCTTTGCAATTGCGTCCGGCGGTGCTTTGTCCGTTTGCGGTGCGCCCGTCGGCTAAGTATTTAGACCGTAAGGCCTTAGGTATGGCTGAGGCGGCGAAGGCGGTCAAAGGGGTGTATTATTTACGTAAACCCCAAGGCGAGCCGGATGGAGTGGTATTTGTGCAGGGCTCGGCTGCAGGAAGAATTTTTGCACAGGGCGTGCTGCCTGTGTTAGAAAAAGAAAATTTGAACGTGGCGGTCATTTATGTGGCCAGCCGCGAGTTGTTCGAACTCTTGCCCAAAGAGGAGCAAGACGCGTTAGTTCCGCCGGCATGGAAACGTATTGCCACCGGAATTACCGATTTTACATTGCCTACATTGGATTGTTGGCTTCATAGCGATGACGGACGTGCCAGCGCGCTTTATCCGCATAAACAGGGCGGATTTTTGGGCAGCGGTCCGGCCGCCAAAGTGTATGAAGAGGCCCATATGGATGCCGCCGGCCAACTGCGCGCCGTGAAGGATTATTTAACGCTGCGTAAAAAATCTAACTGGCAATAAAGAGGAAGGAGAATAAAATGGCAGAAGAAAAACCTTATTTAACCGGAAGAACGTATATTTTTAAGTTGCCCAAAGGCAAAGACTTGATGGAATCTCTGGCAGTGTTTTGCCACGATAATCAAGTGAAGTGCGGGATTGTCAATGTGATTGGCGCAGTAGAAAATGCCACCATTAGTTTCTTTGACCAATCCAAGAAAAAATATGATAAAAAAGTCATTGCCCAACCGCTGGAAATTGTCAGCTTGAGCGGCAATATCAGTATCCAAGATAACCGCCCCTGCGTGCATGCGCATATCATGCTGGCTGATAAAGAAAGCCAAGTATTCGGCGGTCATTTATTGCCGGGTACGAAAATCTTTATCGGCGAGGCCTATATCCAAGAACTCGTGGGTGAACCCAAAGTGCGCCGTATGGATAAAGTGACCAAAGCCTCTTTGTGGAGCTAATATCGTAACGATTGTATTTTGACAGGGTGGAAACTCTTTTCCGCCCTGTTTTTTACGGCTTGTGGGAAAATTCTAGTCAAAAAACTTGATAGAATTTACCAAGCAATCTAAACTAAAATTACCCCCTGCTCTGAAAAGCAGGGGGTAATTTTATTAGTACAACTAAAACTGCTTATTTCTGCGGGGCGCCGCCGGTTAAATCTTTAATGGCGGCCACGGCACCCAGTACATTGCTGGCCTCGTAGGGCATGTAGATAATTTTATTATCTTTGCCGCTGGTCATTTCCGTCAAGGCTTCAATGTATTTCAAAGATACTTGATAATTGGCCGGATTGGCTTTATCACCTACGCCGGCGGCCAAAATGCGTACCGCTTCGGCTTCGGCGTTGGCTACGGTAATTTTGGCTTGAGCGATACCTTCCGCCTCTAAAATCGCCGCTTGTTTGGAACCTTCGGCCTTTTTAATTTCGGCTTCCCGCACGGCTTCCGCTTTTAAGATTTGAGAAGTTTTCAAACCTTCGGCTTCGGTTACGGTTGCACGGCGGTCGCGTTCGGCTTTCATTTGCTTTTCCATGGCTTCGCGAATGGCGGTGGGGGGGATAATGTCTTGCAATTCCACGCGGTTGACTTTCACGCCCCATTTGTTAGCGGCATTGTCCAAGGTAATTAACAGTTTGCCGTTGATTTTTTCGCGAGCGGTATAAGTTTGGTCCAAATCCAGTTCACCGAAAATGTTACGCAACGTCGTTTGCGTTAATTTTTCAATAGCCGTCGGTAAAGATTCCACTTCATAAGCGGCTTTGACCGGATCGGTAATTTGGAAATACAACACCGCGCTGATTTCAATAGTGGCATTATCTTTGGTAATAACACTTTGACGCGGGAAATCATAGACGGTTTCGCGCATATCAATAACGGTGCGGATTTCTTTGTAGGGCATGACGCGGGTGCGGCCGGTGTTGTCTACAAACTCGCGGCTGTTGCGCCATTCCATAATGTGCGGACGGTCCATGATGGGGATAATCCAGTTAATACCCGGATATAAGACCCCATGGAATTTACCGAAGCGTTCGACGATAATCACTTGCGCTTGGTCCACAATTTTGATACCTTTGGCAATTAAAACCACTGCAAAAAATACAATGGCTGCCAAGAAAATTACATATAAGTCCATCATTATTTTGCTTCCTCCTGTGTTGGAATAGTTGCTACAAAAAGGGTATTGCCGTCTATTTTTTCTACGCGCACTTTTTCGCCTTCTTTGGCGGCTGCATTAAAATGAGCCCGCCAGTTATCTCCGTCGGTTTGTACACGGCCGATATGGTCCTCGTCGGGGGCAGTGACTACAATTACCACACGCCCGATCAATGCATCCACATTTGTTTTGACGTGCTTGGTGTGCATGTACAACCATTTTTTGGCCATGGGCCGTACGGAAATAAAAGCCAGCAGGGAGATACACACAAACAAAACCGATTGGCTACCGATGCCCAGTCCTAACCATGCCGCAAAGGCAGAGCCCAACAGCCCGATACCAAAGCAGGTAAGAGAAAAGTCCATCGTGAACAATTCTCCGATAAAACATCCTACCGCTACAATCAAATAAGTATAGTAAGGCATGATTCCTCCCGACAATTAATTTTTTAACACGTCCATATACTGACGTAAAAACGTAAGCCGCCTCTCATCGCGCAGTTTGTTGAGAATAAAAATCATGTGGCTGAAG
The nucleotide sequence above comes from Elusimicrobiaceae bacterium. Encoded proteins:
- a CDS encoding NfeD family protein, with protein sequence MPYYTYLIVAVGCFIGELFTMDFSLTCFGIGLLGSAFAAWLGLGIGSQSVLFVCISLLAFISVRPMAKKWLYMHTKHVKTNVDALIGRVVIVVTAPDEDHIGRVQTDGDNWRAHFNAAAKEGEKVRVEKIDGNTLFVATIPTQEEAK
- a CDS encoding DNA-binding protein yields the protein MAEEKPYLTGRTYIFKLPKGKDLMESLAVFCHDNQVKCGIVNVIGAVENATISFFDQSKKKYDKKVIAQPLEIVSLSGNISIQDNRPCVHAHIMLADKESQVFGGHLLPGTKIFIGEAYIQELVGEPKVRRMDKVTKASLWS
- a CDS encoding M20/M25/M40 family metallo-hydrolase, giving the protein MDFTNLQKLTQLDGISGRESAVREEIVHQLVPLAKEVHTDAMGNVLAFVPGKSEKTLILSAHMDEVGLMISYISAEGFLFFTTVGGIDYRTLLAQRVRVHTARGVLTGVIGTKPAHITSAADRSKSVPLEELYIDVGLGSATAQYVQVGDFATLQRPYEELGDDFVSTKALDDRVGCFCILEALKKVPHPALNVQVVFSTQEEVGLRGAMAAATGLKADVALAVDATGAADVPFCHPKDYIMRLGGGAGISALDAATITQAWLFENLKALCEQQQIAYQVRIAPRGGNDAGAFSRMGMPACALSVPVRNIHSNVEVANKGDIVAMIDLLSAILAGKLQLPKEDL
- a CDS encoding class II fructose-1,6-bisphosphate aldolase, giving the protein MTVSYKELGLVNTRQMFKDAMAGGYAIPAYNFNNMEQLQAIVTACVQTGSPVILQVSKGARQYANATLLRWMARGAVEMMKEIGKPVPLTLHLDHGDSFELCKDCIDNGFSSVMIDGSHLPYEENVALTKKVVEYAHQHDVTVEGELGILAGIEDEVSAEHHTYTDPAQVEDFVKRTGVDSLAISIGTSHGAYKFKVKPGEKLPELRFDILEEVSKRLPGFPIVLHGSSSVPQWAVEEINKYGGKLDNTAGIPEEQLRKAAKSAVCKINVDSDGRLVMTATIRKIFAEKPAEFDPRKYLGPAREALIKMYAEKNEKVFGSAGRVK
- a CDS encoding SPFH/Band 7/PHB domain protein, which encodes MDLYVIFLAAIVFFAVVLIAKGIKIVDQAQVIIVERFGKFHGVLYPGINWIIPIMDRPHIMEWRNSREFVDNTGRTRVMPYKEIRTVIDMRETVYDFPRQSVITKDNATIEISAVLYFQITDPVKAAYEVESLPTAIEKLTQTTLRNIFGELDLDQTYTAREKINGKLLITLDNAANKWGVKVNRVELQDIIPPTAIREAMEKQMKAERDRRATVTEAEGLKTSQILKAEAVREAEIKKAEGSKQAAILEAEGIAQAKITVANAEAEAVRILAAGVGDKANPANYQVSLKYIEALTEMTSGKDNKIIYMPYEASNVLGAVAAIKDLTGGAPQK